The segment GGTGCCGCGCCGCGGTTGTCCACAGCCCGGTTATCCACAGACGAAAGCCTGTCCTGTTCCTCCGGGCCGTCGGCTGACATGATCCCCCTGTCAGGTCAACGACCGTTAACAGGGAGGGCTGTATGCAACGGGAACGGCAGCTGTTCGGTGCGGAGGGCTGGGTCGCCGTCGAGCGGCACGGCTTCGTGGCGGAGCTGGTCATGGACCGCCCCAAGGCCATGAACGCCGTCTCGACGGCCATGGCCGACAGCCTGGCGCAGGCCTGCGCCGAGCTGGCCGCGGACCGCTCCGTACGGGCGGTGGTCCTCACCTCCACCCATGAGCGGGCGTTCTGCGTGGGCGCCGACCTCAAGGAGCGCAACTCCTTCACGGACGCCGACCTGATGCGCCAGCGCCCGCACACCCGGGCCGCCTACACGGGCGTACTGGAACTGCCGGTGCCGACCATCGCCGCAGTGCACGGCTTCGCGCTCGGTGGCGGCTTCGAGCTGGCGCTGGCCTGCGATCTGATCGTCGCCGACGGAACGGCCGTGGTCGGGCTGCCGGAGGTGTCGGTGGGCGTCATCCCGGGCGGCGGGGGGACCCAGCTGCTGCCGCGCCGGGTGGGCGCGGCGCGGGCGGCCGAGCTGGTGTTCACCGCGCGGCGGGTGCCGGCGCCCGAGGCCGTGGAGCTGGGCCTGGTC is part of the Streptomyces platensis genome and harbors:
- a CDS encoding enoyl-CoA hydratase/isomerase family protein, producing the protein MQRERQLFGAEGWVAVERHGFVAELVMDRPKAMNAVSTAMADSLAQACAELAADRSVRAVVLTSTHERAFCVGADLKERNSFTDADLMRQRPHTRAAYTGVLELPVPTIAAVHGFALGGGFELALACDLIVADGTAVVGLPEVSVGVIPGGGGTQLLPRRVGAARAAELVFTARRVPAPEAVELGLVDQLAADGQDRAEALELAARIARNSPVGLRAAKRAMRLGHGLDLRAGLDLEDGAWRSVAFSGDRAEGVAAFNEKRDPEWPGE